The following nucleotide sequence is from Hypanus sabinus isolate sHypSab1 unplaced genomic scaffold, sHypSab1.hap1 scaffold_1868, whole genome shotgun sequence.
atttccattttttattttcaaagtaacaATGAAGGAAAAGTGCACGAAGTAAAAGTTtgagcaccctgcatggtcactacttagtaacaccccctttggcaagtatcacagcttgtaaacacatTTTTTGTAGCCagataagagtctttcaattcttatttggggtatttttgcccattcttccttggaaaaggcttctagttctgtgagattcttgggccgacTTGCATGCAccgctcttttgaggtctatccacagattctcgatgatgtttaggtcgagGGACTGTGAggtccatggcaaaaccttcatctTCCtactcttgaggtagtccattgtgggttttgaggtgtgtttaggatcaatatcctgttgcagaagccatcctcttttcatcttctgcTTTtgttacagacggtgtgatgtttgcttccagaattggCTGGTATTTTATTGAATTAATTCTCCCCTGTACTAgtaaatgttccccgtgccattgACTGCAACACAAGCCTGAAGCATGATCAATACACCCCCGTGTTTAACAGTTGGAGATGTgtacttttcatgaaattctccacctatttttctccaaacatacctttgttcaTTGCGGCATAAACGTTCggttttaacttcatcagtctacaggacttctttccaaaatgcatcagatttgtttagatgttcctttaaaCCTTTTGAATAGAACttcttggccgcaatgagcaaaggtatgtttatATGTACAATATAAAGATAAGTATATATGTAcgatatctgaaatacatcttattgaAATGATTGCTTGATGATGAAttttaataaaaaataaagtacaaaaaaagaacggttataaattaaacttggcGCGCGACCATTAAAGGGagggagttaaaggggagggcatGGATTTGGGAAAAATGTCCCCTTCCCGCGGGCGGGGAttttcacacattcagatgttcacaggaaCACTCTCAGACCGGGTCTGGGTTTCcggagagatctcagttcctcctcccggtctcactgaaccgattcaccacattcagatgttcacagatccactctcagtccgggtctgggttcctgtagagatctcagttccttccccccggtctcactgaaccgattccccacgttcagatgttcacacattcagatgttcacacggACACTCTCAGTCcaggtctgggttcctgcagagatctcagttccttctccccggtctcactgaactgattcccccACAGCCTGAAACAGACGGGAGAATAAAGAtcaaataaacagattacacaatagtgtcagtaacaggggactgggtttaatgtttcaacaacactcacagacaaatatcaccagaaaacccgcagatccgctgatattttatcacattgaacgtCAACACGAACACTCACAGAATCCACTTCAGACTCGGGAGGGTctgtatgaggcggcggagaccggggacagatcggtctgtcagagagtttGATCCCAGGATCAGATCcgacagtgatgggtttgtactgagagcggagacgagatccccggcagcagaatctgtgagaccgacatcccgcagcctggagatgagagagagtgagggtgaaggacacagagagacaggagacggtaaaaatccccagtgtttatcagtaacatcattactgatcacattaatgttcagtgtcagccacccagtgactgtaaactcAATCTCCCGCAGTCTGGTACTGAccacagtgtctgtattttacactccgggttcctcagagccgcagacaccagtttcactcctgaatctcccagtttattataaCTCATattcagctccgtcagtgatcggtttgtactgagagcggaagcgagatcctcggcaccagaatctgtgagactgaTACggctcagcctggagatgagagagagtgagggtgaaggacacagagagacaggagacgatacaaattcccagtgtttattagtaaaacaattactgatcacatcaatgttcaatgtcagacacacagtgtctgtaaacacaatctcccacagtctggtactcaccacagtttctgtattttacactccgggttcctcagagctgcAGACACcggtttcactcctgaatctcccaggtcattcgtcccaagtctaaacacaaacagacagattgatgaacaaagtgattcaaaccgtgggtctgagggaatttctttcactcggatatttcaggaaacattaaacccttcagtaaatcactgatcggagttcccatcactgtcaatgtccctcactgcccagctccagtGTATTTACCGAAAGTCAGTAACTTATTCTGTCAgtgtgaccctgtaaactccaGATATTCTGACTTGTTTTCCGCTGGCTAGAAAAGTGTTCCTGACGTGAGAGGGTCGGGAATGGTACTGCCTAAGTTTGGAAGAATGTCCTGAACGGTGGGGGAATATCCCACGGAGAGGAAGATTAGTGAATGGAAAAGTGCCTATGGGAGACCCCACTTGAGGAAAAGGGATAAGGAAGACAGAACCTGCAGGAGGAAAAGGAATGGAGTAGTAGAAATCCGGCAGGAGGAaggcgggatggggaagagttcTCACACGGGAGGaagtgggaaggggaagagagatcccagaggaggaaggggtacgTGGATGTGAGaacccagaggaggaaggggctaTGTGGATGAGagtttccacaggaggaaggggaaggggaagagtgatcccactggaggaatatttcttcactattcttggttcgtgcgcctgtaacgaaacccagtttacctcgggatcaataaatatgtatgtctgtctgtctgtctggaagggggatggggaagagagatcccacaggaagaagtgggGTTAGGAAGGAgcgatccaacaggaggaaggaggattggaaaaaagctccatcaggacgaatgggaatggggaagagagatcctacaggaagaagggaaatggggaagagagatcgcatGGACGATAAAAATGTGAAATCATAATCCACAAGACGAGAGGATGCAGAAAAAGATTACACTGGAAGGGCTGGTCTCAACTAAGGCCCACAATCGGGAGAGGATATCGGGAGTCTGGGTATCTCTTGGTGAGCACATTCACCCAGGTGTAAAGCTATGACAGTGTGCTGACGGTCTCTTGcccctcaccgggaagggggtgtgaatgtctgacccacctgcttcagtcagtgtcggtctgggtttCAGTAACAGtcagaaggaacattgtcaatggactaGTAGCGAGAAATACGGCCATTCCTGTAATTTAGATCATTAAATCAATGGCCGTTGTTCaatgatctgatgaagtctccaacatcccttcacaaggaaccacagaaccctcccgtccttggggaattactgacagatcccctgggcatttgtcacaatttgAATCATTACAGTTTTACAGAAATTCCTTAACATTGAAACGACACAATGGAGTAGTTTCACAGTTAAGAGTGACAGACAAAACGAATTACcccaactcctggcacttgtgcagcccgggtcccagccgctggattccttcacactgaacgTGGCAGCCCTGCAcgtcgaggtgttttattgtgtCACAGAacccgatgacatgagacaggaccatGCAGTCagtcggggtcagtgtcattctactgaatgaaagtgtttccacagatcccagtgcggcctgagccagtccacgattctgagactcaagcAGGTAGCGTAATGTATTCAGGAgtctccttttaccagcttcgctccatgtgtttccactctggcgtttaacctcctccttcacccagtcaatcacccggcaggttgtgtgatgaggaaatggacccagaaactcctccaggccccgagctgtcattggagaggagagaccagcaacaaaacgaagaaatacctcaaatctcccatctgtcgtgttgtgggCTTCGGTGAGGAATTTCCGGATAttcccgggatgtggattcaggaattgtgcgactgccgCTACAAattcttggatggtgaggtgtgggaatgtgtacaccacactCCGGGcaaaatcctctctctccaaaagctctatcaggaacccggacaggaactgggaagacTGCAGATTgaacttgatcaaatctccatccgTAAACACAATCCtcctctcggacactcctctgaaggccatctgaccaacgcTGAGAAAAACATCACGGGGGTTGTCAATCTCACGGccatggtttttcaggatgttgtaaatatagtaggagtacagttgggtgatggtcttgggaactcgctgtgggtccatgactctttgtgtgaagaaggggcccagtgccagagaaaggatccagcagtaggaggggttgtagctcatggtgtacatgATCTCGTTCTCCTCCATatgtttgaaaacagctgctgccaccgtctgatcttcaaaatgcctgatgAAATACTCCTTCCGTTCCTCATCAGCAAATCCCAAGATTTCAGCCCAGACACCGATTTTCGCCTTTTCCAATAAAAGTAACTTAGTGGGAcgagtggtcaccagcactgaacaccctgggagcagcttgccctggattaaactgtacacaatgtcagacacttcacaccaccactcgggatctgggcactggtgcttgggttctgtgtctctccgactgtcagcaaaatcgattctatgtttgaattcatccaaaccatcgaatataaacagcaatccctctgggttcttccagacttctctcaggatattcccaaagtaaggatactgatccagaaccagttccctcaggtttattctgcagttaatggagtttaaatcccggaatttgaaactgaagacaaactggaactgttggtatattttcccagtggcccagtcataaacaatcttttgtaccattgttgtttttccGATCCccgaaactccagccactgctgccgaACACCCAGATTTGGTtttactccgggaaaagctgctctggaacagCTGATCCGTCCGGAGTGTTTCCAACTTTCCACAGAGATGTGCCTGTCTCCACTTCCGGtggtctttgcctcttgccagcagctcatgttccaccagtctccaatctcgaacagtagaaatgaccgtgagctcagcgtatcgatcaaccagctggaaaaccttcaccttctccctcatcaggatcgtgttcactctcagtgtttcagtttgtgaccgcagagtctccttgtgtttctgttgaacatcttccatcggaacagagaacatagacaaAATGTTAGATacctcaactcagaactctgtatTTAAACATTAGCTCAAAGCTAATGCAAAATTAAATAAATCAATGGATTTTCgtaaagaaaattaaatttgaCTAACAAACTTCAACCCGGATAGGGAGACATCACATCACATTTCCAAATTAATTGTGCTGTGCAAGTAAGTATTTTCCTCGTAGTTTACTGACTCCCGACTGTCCCTTACTGGACAAACTCCCACTACTGCCACAGCTATCATTGATCCTgtggaagaactttcaaagcctCATGGGAAAGGGGCAAACAGCCCATAGGCAGGATAGGTGGGAATCCTTCCTGATGCTgctggccgtttcccgtagcctTTCTATATACCTCCCTGATGGAAGGTAGGCTGGGGGTCCCGGTGATGAGTTGGTCAGGTTTGACTCCCCGTTGTAGAGTCTCCCAGTCCGCCACAGTTATGCGGCATGTTGGCCTGCCCTCTGCAGCACAGCTGTAGAAGGacgggagtgtagatgtgagtaCAGATCAGACAAGGTctgtggaaaggggagaaaggggTGATGCTCCTGGTCTGTGACTTTAAATACAAGTTTGAAAACCATGCCGATTACAGGTCGGGCGGTAAAGAAGAGAGCAGAGACCGAGGAATTACGGTAGCAGCTGGATCAGGATTTCAGCTgtcacagaacagcacaggaataggcccttcggcccacaacgttggtGCCAGCATGATGCCACATTAAACTCGGATGTTTGAACGTTCTCTACATTTCAATAACAGTCTGcattgttgttccttttaccaaaatatattACCATATATTTCCGAACACTGTATTCCGTCTGTCACTTTTTGCCCACTCTTCTAATTTGTCTGTgacctgctgcaatcgcattgcttcctcagcactaccgattcctccagctatcttcctatcatccgcaaactttgccacaaaaccatcagttccattatctaaatcactggcaAACAAtctgaaaagtagcggtcccaatactgatcgcTGATGAAAACCACCAGAcattggcagccaaacagaaatgctccttttattccctctccctgcctcctaccCGCCGTATGGTACCCTCCtaccctttgtccaccctgcttggtaTTTACTCAATGAGCTCGAGCACATACGTCAGACAACATTTCCCGTcacagaagccatgctgactttgacatatTTTATCATTAGGTTCCAAATGCCACAaaaccttaataatagactcgaACACATTCTCaaacactgaggttagactaactgtcTTATAATtccatttcctttgccttccaCACTTCTTTAAGTTTCTTTGCTACgttttgttagattttaaaaagcttccgaatcatccaacttcccactcacttttgttacTTTACATGGCGTTTCCTTCGCTTTTATGCGGACACTAATTGATTCTGAAGGACTCCTTTACATTAAGCACcctgaacaataagtactcctgtttgagttctGTTGGGTGGGAGGGCCTGCCTGgcggaagcaacagtggccgtgcctctggcacagtccggccctatggctcagaagggtagggaaaggaagagagtgataggggactcaaaaGTTAGGGcctcagacaggcggttctgtggacacAGTAAAGAGAATCGGAtgttagtttgcctcccagggtccaggatgtttcagatcgcgtgcACGATATTCTGCAGAGGGAGGGGGAACAGCCAGacgtcttggtacatattggtaccaatgacataggtaggaaacgGGAAGAGGTTCTGTAAACAGGCTAcagtgagttaggaaggaagttgagatgcAGGACCGCAAAagtagtaatctcgagattactgcctttgccacgtgacagtgagtataggaataggatgaggtggaggataaatgcgtggctgagtaattggagcagggggcagtgatttagatttctggatcattgggaccgcttttggggcaggtgttacctgtacaaaaaggacttgAACCcctgcacttgaatcccggggggaccaatatcctggcggggaggtttacttatactactggggagagtttaaattagaattgttgggggatgggaaccaatctgaagagactggggaagtggAGTTTGGctaacaaatagagaaagcttggagacaatgtgtgagggaggatgggcaggtgatatagaagggatgcgctcagaccgacggtttgagatgtatctattttaactcaaggagtgttgtgaacaaagcggatgagcttagagcatggatgagTACTTGGAGCTTTGATGTGGTGtccattacagagactttgatggctcagggacaggattagTTTCTTCAAGTGCCGTGTTTCAGATATTTCAGAAagaatagggagggaggcaaaagaggtgggggcacggCATTGTCGATCAAAGATAGTTTCACGACTGCAGAATAAGTGGAcatcatggaaggattgtctaccgagtcagtgtgggtggaggttaggaacaggaagggggtaAATAacgctactgggtgttttttataggccgtccaatagtaacagggatatcgggGAGCAGattgggaaacagatcctggaatgttgtaataataacagagttggcgggagattttaatttcccaaaaatCGACtgccatctccctagagcaaagggttgagatgaggtggagtttgttaggtgtgttcaagaacatttcttgacacaatgtttagataagcctataagaagagagactgtacttgatttggtatttggAAATTAACCTTGTCGAGTGTAAGATATCTTATTGGGAGAGCATTTCGGAGATAGTGATTATAATTCTATCTTCTCTACAATAGCGTTGGagtgagataggaacagacaagttaggaaagtgtttaattggagtaaggggaattatgatactttcaggcaggaacttggaaacatat
It contains:
- the LOC132387449 gene encoding NACHT, LRR and PYD domains-containing protein 12-like, which produces MEGGVHGVSLALKAENQFSGEEHRKISDLADKGERADSSKLLLSLVMEKGSRARRVMWETFVKMRIEVPKFDKILKEIQEHGCVPVHPPVPEIPSELKDVQQKHKETLRSQTETLRVNTILMREKVKVFQLVDRYAELTVISTVRDWRLVEHELLARGKDHRKWRQAHLCGKLETLRTDQLFQSSFSRSKTKSGCSAAVAGVSGIGKTTMVQKIVYDWATGKIYQQFQFVFSFKFRDLNSINCRINLRELVLDQYPYFGNILREVWKNPEGLLFIFDGLDEFKHRIDFADSRRDTEPKHQCPDPEWWCEVSDIVYSLIQGKLLPGCSVLVTTRPTKLLLLEKAKIGVWAEILGFADEERKEYFIRHFEDQTVAAAVFKHMEENEIMYTMSYNPSYCWILSLALGPFFTQRVMDPQRVPKTITQLYSYYIYNILKNHGREIDNPRDVFLSVGQMAFRGVSERRIVFTDGDLIKFNLQSSQFLSGFLIELLEREDFARSVVYTFPHLTIQEFVAAVAQFLNPHPGNIRKFLTEAHNTTDGRFEVFLRFVAGLSSPMTARGLEEFLGPFPHHTTCRVIDWVKEEVKRQSGNTWSEAGKRRLLNTLRYLLESQNRGLAQAALGSVETLSFSRMTLTPTDCMVLSHVIGFCDTIKHLDVQGCHVQCEGIQRLGPGLHKCQELGLGTNDLGDSGVKPVSAALRNPECKIQKLWLSRISLTDSGAEDLASALSTNRSLTELNMSYNKLGDSGVKLVSAALRNPECKIQTLWLRDVGLTDSAAGDLVSALSTNPSLSDLILGSNSLTDRSVPGLRRLIQTLPSLKWILLWGNQFSETGEKELRSLQEPRPGLRVSV